One part of the Desulfonema ishimotonii genome encodes these proteins:
- a CDS encoding IS630 family transposase, which produces MRSSLKKNGLRRLRPKLIPGKPPSEKEQTDFIEKYEKLRKSAADPESGRVVIFCDAMHFVHQTVPATCWGDPSERPVLKANSGRQRLNIMGGYDPVTCKLIHETDEKNCDSEKAIIFFKKLLRTYPKASMIKVFADNATYFHARNTQEWLEKNPRISLYFLPAYAPNLNLIERLWRFAKGKLIRNTYYEKYKTFRCHVFRLLNNIHNYESELSSLMVEKFQIIRQ; this is translated from the coding sequence TTGCGAAGCTCCTTAAAAAAAAACGGACTGAGACGACTCCGTCCGAAGCTGATTCCGGGAAAACCTCCGTCCGAAAAAGAACAAACCGATTTTATTGAAAAATATGAGAAACTCCGCAAATCCGCCGCCGATCCGGAGTCCGGCAGAGTCGTCATTTTCTGCGATGCCATGCACTTCGTTCATCAGACCGTGCCCGCGACATGTTGGGGAGATCCGTCCGAACGACCTGTTTTAAAAGCAAATTCCGGGCGTCAGCGCCTGAATATCATGGGCGGATATGATCCCGTGACCTGTAAGCTGATACATGAGACCGACGAAAAAAACTGTGACTCCGAAAAAGCGATCATTTTTTTCAAAAAACTGCTCAGAACCTATCCGAAAGCCAGTATGATAAAGGTTTTTGCTGATAATGCCACTTATTTTCATGCCCGGAACACACAGGAATGGCTTGAAAAAAATCCCCGGATCAGTTTGTATTTTCTCCCGGCCTATGCTCCGAACCTGAATCTGATCGAACGCCTTTGGCGTTTTGCAAAAGGGAAACTGATCAGAAACACATATTATGAGAAATACAAGACGTTCCGGTGTCATGTTTTTCGTCTTCTGAATAATATACATAATTATGAAAGTGAGTTATCATCTCTTATGGTAGAAAAATTTCAGATAATTCGCCAATAA
- a CDS encoding ABC transporter ATP-binding protein, with product MGEPVLRTVRVGKSYKAPHSRERFTALCDVNLSIHQGKSLGLVGGSGAGKSTLARLILGTEPPSEGEIFFEGQNMARLTGRERHGFRKKIQIIWQDPTVYLNPFFTVARLIAEPLEVFRMGDRNWRAMRVSELLEAVHLDADLAGRKPHELSGGQCQRVAIARALALNPRLLICDEALSGLDIPNQARMLRLLEAIQKETGMAYLFIAHDLPLVRRLCHQVAVIRRGRIVEQGGTEAVFRNPSHGYTRRLLENTLGWP from the coding sequence ATGGGTGAACCGGTGCTGCGAACGGTCCGTGTGGGCAAGTCTTACAAAGCCCCCCATAGCAGGGAAAGGTTCACGGCCCTGTGCGACGTGAACCTGAGCATTCATCAGGGGAAATCCCTGGGGCTGGTGGGCGGAAGTGGCGCGGGCAAAAGCACCCTCGCCCGCCTGATTCTGGGGACCGAGCCTCCGTCAGAGGGTGAGATATTCTTCGAGGGGCAGAACATGGCCCGCCTCACGGGCCGGGAACGCCACGGTTTCAGAAAGAAAATCCAGATCATCTGGCAGGACCCGACCGTCTATCTCAACCCCTTCTTTACGGTCGCCAGACTCATTGCCGAGCCTCTGGAGGTCTTCCGCATGGGGGACAGAAACTGGCGGGCCATGCGGGTCAGCGAACTCCTCGAGGCCGTTCATCTCGATGCGGATCTGGCCGGGCGGAAGCCCCATGAACTGAGCGGGGGGCAGTGTCAGCGGGTGGCCATTGCGCGGGCACTGGCCCTGAACCCCCGCCTGCTGATCTGCGACGAGGCCCTGTCCGGCCTGGATATCCCCAATCAGGCCCGGATGCTCCGCCTCCTTGAAGCGATTCAGAAAGAGACCGGCATGGCCTACCTCTTTATCGCCCATGACCTGCCCCTGGTGCGGCGGCTCTGTCATCAGGTGGCCGTCATCCGCAGGGGCCGCATTGTCGAACAGGGCGGCACGGAAGCGGTCTTTCGGAATCCGTCCCACGGCTATACCCGCAGGCTGTTGGAGAACACCCTGGGCTGGCCATGA
- a CDS encoding helix-turn-helix domain-containing protein produces MRKKRSLNIRTHIFMPEETETLKRYRDGQKDYRLKLRFIALLLIAGNTGTEIVAAAVGKDIRTVETWYGKYLTHGPDALNSFQYQPKRCFLSDDQLADMIAWVKKELPSDTKVICHYIREQTGIAYCQSAVAKLLKKKRTETTPSEADSGKTSVRKRTNRFY; encoded by the coding sequence ATGAGGAAAAAACGCTCTCTGAATATCAGAACCCATATTTTCATGCCGGAAGAAACCGAAACCCTGAAAAGGTACCGTGACGGCCAGAAGGATTACCGCCTGAAACTCCGCTTCATAGCGCTTCTGCTGATCGCCGGCAATACCGGAACCGAAATTGTGGCCGCGGCAGTCGGAAAAGATATCAGAACCGTGGAAACATGGTACGGAAAATATCTTACGCATGGTCCCGATGCCCTGAATTCCTTTCAGTACCAACCGAAACGGTGCTTTCTGTCAGATGATCAGCTCGCAGACATGATCGCATGGGTGAAAAAAGAACTCCCTTCCGATACGAAAGTCATCTGTCATTATATAAGGGAACAGACCGGGATTGCCTACTGCCAAAGCGCGGTTGCGAAGCTCCTTAAAAAAAAACGGACTGAGACGACTCCGTCCGAAGCTGATTCCGGGAAAACCTCCGTCCGAAAAAGAACAAACCGATTTTATTGA